CCTTCAGACGTTTGACTACGGTATCGAGCAATGGACGGCAAGTTTCAGACATCTTACGTATAACACATAAATACCAATAACAGAGGCGGGACGAAAACAACTATTGAGTTGCCTCACCTTTCTTGATGCAAATGACTTGCAATAAGGGCATGCAAAGGCAACAAAAACTCTCAGGCTTTTCTCTCGTAGAGCTCTTGGTAACGATTACCGTTGTGGGTCTTTTGGCGGCGATTACGGTGCCAGCGGTCCAGGGAATAAGACTATCGGCACAGCAAGCTGAGTGCGCGTCCAATATGCGTCAAATCGGGTCTGCCCTCCTACTTTACGCGGCTTCCAATGACCACAAGCTGCCGGAGACGTCACACACTGCTGCAGCAGGCCGAACTTGGATATATACTATCGCTGACTACTTAGGGAACAGCGACGAGGTTAGGATATGTCCGGTTGATCCAAAGGGAGAGGAGCGGTTGGCTGCTGGAGGAACGAGCTACATCTTAAATAGCTTTCTTTTTGTCCCCCAATATGACCCTTTCGGGAGGCCGATTGGGGGAGCATCCAACAACATCTCCCTCATCGAAAATCCCGCGAGGACCATGATGGCTTTCGTCATTTCCGACTCTCAGGGTGTCGGCGATGCCAACGATCACACTCACTCGCAAGGTTGGACGTCTTGGTCAGCGGTCACCCGGGATATATCCCCGAATCGCTTCGCCTTGGGTAGATCCTCCAACTCAACCTCTGGAAGTTCAAATTACCTGTACGCCGATGGCCACGTCGAAAAGCACGAAGCCACAAGCCTGAAGGAACGTATTGAAAGAGGCGAGAATTTCGCTGCACCAAATTAGTGGATCATGCGTATTTCTCATCAACGGTTCTTTCATTGCAAAGTCGGTTTGGCCGCTTTGGCAACAAGTGTTGACTCACAGGTGTTGCCCGAAGGTCACACGGACATCGCCTTTTCGTTTTCGAACAACGAATGGTCGGCTGAGTTACAATTCGGTG
This region of Verrucomicrobiota bacterium genomic DNA includes:
- a CDS encoding type II secretion system protein, which produces MQRQQKLSGFSLVELLVTITVVGLLAAITVPAVQGIRLSAQQAECASNMRQIGSALLLYAASNDHKLPETSHTAAAGRTWIYTIADYLGNSDEVRICPVDPKGEERLAAGGTSYILNSFLFVPQYDPFGRPIGGASNNISLIENPARTMMAFVISDSQGVGDANDHTHSQGWTSWSAVTRDISPNRFALGRSSNSTSGSSNYLYADGHVEKHEATSLKERIERGENFAAPN